The Panicum hallii strain FIL2 chromosome 9, PHallii_v3.1, whole genome shotgun sequence genome has a window encoding:
- the LOC112877181 gene encoding transcription factor bHLH30-like: MGGHGDHHHQEVGVLVDDDDEELEQHQARVCGGATSGVVEQGAGDAGGGQEAAAGMVFEASSSVGSVSATMAQPQILGWPTPPPAPPQQQLHHHHHNVGGGQAPFFPLLPPLPPQPSPPPPFLADFYTRRALQFAYDHHHSGGASTSSDPLGLGGLYMGHHGGAGMMMPPPFASSPFGDFGRMTAQEIMDAKALAASKSHSEAERRRRERINAHLARLRSLLPNTTKTDKASLLAEVIQHVKELKRQTSEITEEACPLPTESDELTVDASSDEDGRLVVRASLCCDDRADLLPDLIRALKALRLRALKAEITTLGGRVKNVLVITGDGTAAGCEGTVDDDQQEEAAAPMSPQHTVASIQEALRAVMERTASAAAEEPGAAPSGAGAAGLKRQRTTSLSAILENRSI, translated from the exons atgggTGGTCACggcgaccaccaccaccaggaGGTCGGCGTGCTCGTCGACGATGACGACGAGGAGCTCGAGCAGCATCAGGCGAGGGTTTGCGGTGGCGCGACGAGCGGAGTGGTGGAGCAAGGAGCAGGGGATGCCGGCGGTGGTCAGGAAGCCGCTGCGGGCATGGTGTTCGAGGCGAGCAGTAGCGTGGGGAGCGTGAGCGCGACCATGGCGCAGCCCCAGATCCTCGGCtggccgacgccgccgcccgcgccgccacaGCAgcagctccaccaccaccaccacaacgTCGGCGGCGGCCAGGCCCCGTTCTtcccgctgctgccgccgctgcccccgcagccgtccccgccgcccccgTTCCTCGCCGACTTCTACACGCGGCGCGCGCTCCAGTTCGCGTACGATCACCACCACTCGGGCGGCGCGTCCACGTCGTCCGACCCGCTCGGCCTCGGCGGGCTCTACATGGGCCACCACGGCGGCGCCGGGATGATGATGCCGCCGCCCTTCGCGTCGTCCCCGTTCGGTGACTTCGGCCGGATGACCGCGCAGGAGATCATGGACGCCAAGGCGCTGGCCGCGTCCAAGAGCCACAGCGAggccgaacgccgccgccgcgagcgcATCAACGCGCACCTCGCGCGCCTCCGCAGCCTCCTGCCCAACACAACCAAG ACGGACAAGGCGTCGTTGCTGGCGGAGGTGATCCAGCACGTCAAGGAGCTGAAGCGGCAGACGTCGGAGATCACGGAGGAGGCGTGCCCGCTCCCCACCGAGTCCGACGAGCTCACTGTCGACGCATCCAGcgacgaggacggccgcctCGTAGTGCGCGCCTCGCTTTGCTGCGACGACCGCGCCGACCTCCTGCCGGACCTCATCCGCGCGCTCAAGGCGCTCCGCCTGCGGGCGCTCAAGGCCGAGATCACCACCCTCGGCGGCCGCGTCAAGAACGTGCTCGTCATCACCGGGGACGGCACCGCCGCCGGGTGCGAGGGGACGGTGGACGACGACCAGCAGGAGGAGGCAGCAGCGCCCATGTCGCCGCAGCACACGGTCGCGTCCATCCAGGAGGCCCTGCGCGCCGTCATGGAGCGCACGGCGTCGGCGGCCGCCGAGGAGCCGGGAGCGGCGCCGTCAGGCGCAGGCGCCGCTGGGCTCAAGCGGCAGCGCACGACGAGCCTCTCGGCGATCCTAGAGAACAGGTCCATCTAA